taataatCAATATTAGCAAACACTTAAAAGCAGATAAGATTTTTACGTAATCACTTTTAACTCGATCCAAAACAGAGGCTTAGAGGGATGAGAAAATAGGGAAACCAGGTAATGTGGCACCTGCATCAACAATAAAAATGTTGCCCGACAAGTATTTAGAAGAGTCGTGCACCAGATATCGAACGACCGTCGTTAAAGCCGGATCAGAAGTTCCAAACGTCCTTAAAGGGATAGTTTTCAATGCTACGTTGTTAAGCCAATCTTTCTCCATGAGACCTTGTGTAATCTCAGACTTAAAAAGGCCTGgagatatggaattcactctgaTATTATGTGCTCCTAATTCAAGAGCCATCACCTACATTATATCATACCATAAAGATTTCAAAGTCACATTGttttaacaaaacaaaaatgctatatatatatatatatatataggtccttaaattttgaatcttcgatttcaaaatgttatgtttttaagtttaagttttgagtttaatttcaatttatttcttgatttcaaaatgttacaatttacCTTTGACATTTGAATTCGTTTCGATTTGGTCTCTAGatttcaaattttacatttttaacttttaatttttcgCTAAATAGTCATTTTTAGTAAAGGACATtcatgtctattaattaatttaaaataattctaaaGTGAACTTTTaagtataattttaataataatgaaaattagtgaaacttaattaattaataaacattaacacTATAGAcggaaagtgagtatttagtgaaaatttgagattacaagtgtaaatcttgaaatttggagactaaattgaaatagaactcaaatctcaatggcaaaattgtaacattttgaaacttaagattaaattgaaaccaaattcaaaatttaaagattaaaaatgtaactttttgaaatttaagaactaaatgaaAACTAGTTAAACTAAAAGCCTAGCACAAAAACGTATTTttaccccaaaaaaaaaaaagaaaaagaaaaaaaaaaaagaaagatgtaCAAGCAAGAGATTATAACATTGAACCATACATGCTAGGTACAATGCAAAAATTCAAAGCAAATCATAAAGGATGAATTGACTAGGAACTAATGTAGGGAGAGGTTAAAAGAACTATTTTGGTCCATAAATTTTTATagaagtaataatttagtctctgaATATTATagaagtaataatttagtctatgAACATTAATGTATAATGATTTAGTTCTTATACATTAATTAGTCATTGTACTTCCTTTAGTATGTATTAATTTAGTCCTTATGTTaccaaatttataacaatttcaaCCCTAACATAAAAATTTACCAAATTAAAGCTTTGGTTAAAGGTAGGTTGTAGCTTATAAACACacctaattaatttattgatcTATCCTAggtaagaaatttaattaaatcttaacaataatttttataagatttaaatcctattttagtctctgaactttgaatcttgttttattttggtccttaaactttcaaaaatgttcattttaatcTCTAGActtttaaagtgtttattttagtccgtactattaaaattatgttaattCTTCAATAGAAATGTGAAAGAGCTTGTATTTTTTAATGATTAGATTCTAGATATATTGaacaagatgaagatgaagtaaaatatcaataaCCAACACACCAAAATATTGAGCgaccaaaattttgaactaaaaatgtCTTTTACATTATCCCGCTTTGCcaccttattcaaaattgaaactctaGATTTTTTAGCATAGTTAATTTATTTAGTAGCTTAGTCATCCAAAAATACAAGTCATCTCATCATTTTGTTAAAGAATcaacaaaatattaatataacaaGGATCAAAATAAGCACTCcttaaaaattcaaagactaaaatgaagatttttaaaagttgaaggacaaaaaaaaaaaattcaatattcaCATATTACaatagacatttttaaaaatttagggtggctatatttttataaatattaaaatttaaggtctaaattattacaaattgaAATTACAAATTCTATATTGCAACAATTAAAGTTAAAgtactaaattattatttctataaaagtttaaaaaagaaaacgatttaattttttatatcatGACCAAGTGATATTAAATTTCCATtgatatttttacatttttatgaATTCAAAACTCAACATTTTCATTACACAAAAAGAACCTTAAAATTCACTAACGTGaatacaatataaataataaacctTTTAACTTgattaaaatccataaattatatttattaattacttttttttcacattttttttatcatatcaTTTTTTCTTAGTTCAACAATACGTACGACGAGATTCTTGATCAATAATTTATACTTCATATGTCAGTTGAATTATGTTTATGTTAATATCGGtattgatattttcatcgatattttcgtaaaattgagattaaaaaaaaaaaaaaacgaatgtATATACCTTGGTTAAAGTGTTTAAGCCTGCCTTGGTAGCAGCATAGGCAAGGCCTCCAGGAAGATTTCCTCTACCAACACCATCAATTGAAGAAATATTGATAATGGAACCGCCTCTTTTCGTGTCACGCATCTTCCTGCATACATATTTTGATACTAACCATGATCCTGTTAGGTTTGTTCCCAATACTTTGTTCCATTCCTCTTCACCCAAATCCAATGAAGACTTCACAGTGCCTGTCACATCattaaactcattttttcatttttttttttgtttaattacaAATTCAATCCCTATGATTTcaagaaataattaaaatttagtctttaaaggAGCGTTTGACGGAtaaatttaaaatcttaaaCCTAAAAATATAAAGCGAAGGTGTATATAATCTAGGTTTAAGAGAATTGTGTTTGAAGTGCAAGCTTAAAAAATCTAGAAATGAAGTGCATATTTGCAAAAAAATCATATGAAACTATTAACAAAGCTAAAAGTTTCATTAACAAGCAAATGACTTCATTAAGTGTCAACATCAGGGAATACTCTTGCTCATTTTCTTTCAAGGTTAAAAGTTTAAATCCTCATCCATCATATTTTGTAGGAGTAAAAAATTCCTTAAATTTGGTTCCTAAGCTTTTAAATTTACTTAATAGgtcattcaaaatttatatttatgtctAATAGGTCTATGAACTTTAAATCTTGTGTCTAATAGATCTTTGACAAATtcggttttttttaaaatcaattgatttattagataaaagtttaaattttatgtcttataaaacactatttttttaaatttagtgtTCGATTTGTagactttaaaaaatatcaaagttcaaatattaaagtaGTGAGTTAAGCTTGATGGTAAGTAACATGTACTTCCTCCCTCCACTAAAGAATTATTGTGCTAAAAAAACTAATCGGCTagaaaatggggaaaaaaagCTACCAAGAGTTTCAATTTCTCTAGGACATATGatgaaaaagttaatttttttaatccaaattttaaTGGTTGATCTCAATCGAGATGAACCGACAAAactattttaacaaattttttaaGGGATCGTTTGGAGTACAGATATTATTTCATAGATACAGATAttcaatatataatatttgaatgtCTATGATAATTAATGTGTTTTTGGACGTGTATGATAATTAATGGCTGGAAGTTAAATATTTGTGTCCAATTCAATAATTTgtatatagaaactaaaaagtaaataattacttaattacATGTAAGAGATcgattaaatttaacattaaatAACTTATTGttaggttaattaattatttaataaataaataattgttaattacatataattaaattaattataaaaattaattaattataattaattagaatatttataaataataataatttatattaaataattaagatagcataaaatattaatggtAAAGATATTAGTTGGaatttattaagtctaaataatatatccatatttaacaattaattaaaatgaatagTAATGAATACTTAAtattaaatgattaattaattaagttatatttttattgttcatCCTCTCGACATAAAAATCTCGGATATTAAAAGATCCGTGTCagatattttataataatattcttaaattttagaaaatgaaatcatgtgaaacaaatatgaatattaaATGTCTGTAAAACTTACGAAAACAATCGCCTAAAAATGTTAATACCAAAAGATGGAACCGTTGGAGGGTTATTTACGACCATTTCCCAATCTTTCtagaaaattaaacttattttttaaaaataaaataaaataaaatgattatttgttatttaaatatatatattatatacatataattataatattgttTAAGTGTTCCTCGTTTCATCATCCACATTTAAAACCTTGATCACGAAAGAAGGAAGAAACGACCTCTTAAACCAGCATTATTAACCAAAGCATCAATGAAGCCGAAAGAATCCCATGCTTTTTTAACGGATTTCTCGATACTCTTCCCATCGCCGCTGATATCAAGCTCCACCGCCACAGCCCGGCGGATCCCCCTCTcaatcgaagaagaagaagaagaagaaaaagagccGCCCAATTCCAGCCGATTAATTTCTTCACAAAGCGATTCGAGTCGATCCGTACGCCGTGCGGCGGCTACGATCCTGCAACCAGCGGCGGCGAGATCGAGACAGAACTCGCGACCGAGCCCCGACGAGGCTCCGGTGACCATCACCACTTTCCCCTGTAAATCGTTCCATGCCTCCAGGGGAGGAGAAGGCTGCCGGACCACCGCCGTTGCCATTGCCGCCATGTGAAGTAGAATGATTGAACAATGCGATTAAGTAAGAAAGGGGAAAAGAGAAAGCTTAGGGTTTTTGAGTAATGGAAAATTGTGTGTGTCTACCACATTTTAAATGCTTTGCTAATGTAATTCTGTACCTACCCACGACTGTAGAGCcacacaattttcaaaataactttgAAAACTATAGGCCACACAAAAATAGCCATTTCATCgacatatttttcattttaatcacCAAAGTCCCAAAATATTAAGTTAATTAGggaaagtaaatttaattataataattaaccTTTTGAAACGAATTATCTTAATAATTAAGATCAaaagtaaacaaaatttatttctAAACTGGTGATTAGAATCACTCCACAAGATAGCTTGATCAAGACTATTTGAATGATTCTAAATTTGTCAAGTAAGTTGCTCGTGATTATAGGTTCAAAAGACTTTAATTTCGTTGAAATTTGCCCAAAGTATCCCCCAAACTTAAATGTTATATAGGACCACTAACAAAAGTAATCTACAATACATAAAAAAGGTctttaaaatgtaaataaaCTAATAAGGCTCCATAAATCCGAAAATTGATCTTTGTTGGGAATGACCCACATACACTTTAGGCCTTAGGGCCCACAAAAGCACATTAGAATAGCAAATTTTACATATGCTAAATTAGAGAATTGAGGAGTGGGTAAAGGGTATATATAGAAGACCACTTCCAGGAACTTGCAAAAGTGGATAGAGTGGGAGTAAGGGGTCTTTTCCCACATGCGCGCATTGCTGTCGTTGCTCGTTTGGTCAGAAGCGGGGGCTCGGGCAACTATGCTTGcacgaaaaaaataaatatttttatttctttttgttttattttttttttataaaatcttAAACGTTAGaactgttgggttgtatgtcctaaaactcgcagtttgtaaagatagacattttctattatcaataagaATGTttcaacatttattcaataaagttgttattgaatttgtaaattgcacttgtaaagataaaatccaataaactaagattcatgactattatatgaatacttaaactttatgtggagacataaagatggatcaagttcaagtaaataaccaaaacggtttatagtatatgaataaggttgggtgccttattctggtaacactatcagatgttgtccactctgtagttgttacaatttgttgtaaggtactataaacgaagtgatcctgattcattcatgtattgacatgaggagtgagggcgtcctacgcaatgagtttgcataagatcagaccaagaaataagtcacgcttactttataacgttgtttgctatttaaaactgactatttcgcttagatgacctaggtaactcgatctgagctaactatgaattcctgtttattcaggattatcattagatttgcatagatgagggttggctcaacaacgccggctcaataagcctcccatttcaggggtaagaccagatagatagttggtGACATAtggtgtaagatggaattcacgcctacccgatttaaggacAGGAGGAAGGTTgatctcttaagtactgaatctgaatccaggtcttgaacaagagaccccaccctctcattggcccaagagggatccggtttagtgattggatcacaaaccaattgttcattagaggattagtggaacttaagaagtaagatgtaatttcgagagtaaaacaatatttgacccaaccgttattacgaataacatGTGAAGagtcaacttactaattatggttaaatcaagtggacacaaatatatctataatgaggagagtgtaactatagagctatagtggtgtgactcggtagttaacgaatattgattaattcagtctaaagagttttagctaattaatctcaaatcgttggagttcatgatctgtaggttcatagggtccctctactagctcgtaaaacataaacaccttgaattagtaaattgagtgaatttgaaatgatttcaatttgaagttttcaaattgaattatgatttgaaatgctcaaattgAATACagggtttcaatttgaagtgttcaaatcgtaaattaaagtttgaatttgattgttcaatttcaaattagggtttgtataattatattcaatataattaacgtttaatttatcaaaattaaatgaaattggagagtttataatatttcaaTATTGATTACGTGAATAGGATTTATGTTTAAAGTTAGATGtttgattgatttaatatttgatattaaattattttttaattaattaaaaaatcaaaattttctctttttaaatcaattttagaaaatcaatttttggaaatttgatttaattttgaattaaatcaataaataaattgaatatgTGATTTGGTAGTGGAATTTTCCATTGTTTGGAAAATTTGAGGTGTTTATATACATTTCCTACACCTAGCCCACTTCCAAGTCCAAATTGATGTGGCATTCAGCTTCAAACATAATGGTTGCATGATGTTATATAAAATCACTTCAATTTCGAATTGAAAGCGAGGATGAAGCTGAATCCTCCAAAAACTACAACAGAAAAAGGTTTTCTGCTAAAACCTTCTTGAATACTTCACAATTCACCTCAAATCTGAGTCCCACCATTCAAGTTCAAGGCTAAGAATAacagagaagatctcttggtggttcacggTAGATTTGGAGCTGAAAATTGATGGAGAGTAACTTGGATTTGGAGGAATTCAACCAATGTATGgtgttcttgaaaccctcttttaaatattattttttgcatgttttcgaactcaaattaaatgtaattagagtgtttattgttTCTGTTTTCTTCTGTTGCATGCTTATACATTCCATTAGGAACTTAAATAGTTGGTTTAGAATAAAAGCATTTAGGATTTTTTTATGGTGCAATTAATATTTTTCCAGAactgaatttatattttttctaaccGTTTCATTCCGTtgagcttcttcttcttcttcttcttcatagcTTTACAAAACTAGACATCTCAGATCTGAACAAATAAGTTTTTGTATCCTTGTTTCtgcttcctttcttcttttttgattCTGAGCAAACCAAACTTTTCTCATTGTGATTCCAACCCTCTATCTGATAAGTGCACATCTAAAGAGAGGGGTTGTGTTAACCTTGGGGAGCAACCATGTCATATCCCCTCCCAGATACCCTCTTAATCCAAAAGAGAATGTGACAATAGCAATTACCAGCTCTTTTATGGCACCCACTATCCATCTAAACTTTCATAACCTGCTTAAATATCCCTTGATACTAGATAACATCATATACAACCCTTAACATCATCTATAATAAACTGAGTAACACGGGTTTAGTACAAAATGCATACATAACATATTCACATTTACAAAACTTAGTGGGTTCTGATATTTCCTTACTAGTTCCTAAATATGTACATGACATCAGTGCAAACATCGCCAAGATAAACACCTagttcttcttttccttctttacTTTAACATGTACTTGAGTGGCAGAGTAACAATACAACTATTCTCTGGGGAGTTGACCACTACttgggaaaaaggaaaacatttgaaaagatgagctactagcccagtgagtgactatttgaaaacatatttattGAACATCAAGCAAACTCAAACTTAAAAACTTTTTAGAGTTGAAACTGCTGGAACTCATCAAACAACataatccttagttgagagagaacccttttgttcaatccctCAATGTCAATCCTTAATTGGTGTAGAGTGATCTCAATACAACCAATGCTAACtgtacctacgtgcacgtggtaataactgagtaccgtcatTCCTTAGGTACTAAGACCCGAATACTTTTTCAAGgtccttcagtatcgggttTGTCATCAAGCATCATAAAACTTATTCTTGCAATAAAAGCTTACTTTAAAAGCATAAGTAAGCTAAAATCATGGGCTGGAATGTTTCCTTTCACAAGTAATAACATCACATAAAGAACTaactaacgcatgcttcatgaAACATAAAAGGGTGGAAGAAACTTAAATCTTGCTTTCATGAAATCCTTTTGTACTTAAGCATGCATTTTAGAGCATCCTTGAAAACTATTCTACTTGGAAAACTTTCTCATTTTACTAGAAATAGAAGCAAGTAGAAAATTAGCTTTAAGTAAATCATACGTTCATTAAAGCATTTAGAAAAACTCTTGAAtttgtcactcacagtcttgGGCATCCTTCTCACGGTTGGTAGGCTTTCTCTATTGGCGTTTATCCTGTGAAAATGACAAACACTTTTGGTTAATGCCACTAGCTCCCTAATGAGCCTAACTTACAAGAACAAGCTTAACATTAAGCTTAGAGCATCAATCTCCATTATCAACACATATCACTAACGCATTCCATACTTGGAAGGTACCTTGAGTCAAGCTGCTAGGCTATGTAGCCACAAGTGCTTGTCTCTTGCGCTATGACACACACCCAACGCCAATGTGCAACACGCCCCACCTATGCGTCAGCACTCACAGCACCAACGCAGCTGTGTAGTCACTTCCTCACACACCACAGCAACGCCACAACAATGCCTCATGCCCTACAGTGCAACCCTTGTGCCGCAACTTGGCGCAATGCCTTGCACCCAACCTTTCCCTTGCATGCGCACCTACTAGTGCCTCCACTCGGCTAACAAGTTGTTGGCTTGCTCAAATGAAGTAGCTGCCTTCTTGTTTAAACCCAAAATTTCAGATTTCAAATTTAGGCTCGAATAACTCCTTTTCCatatattaatttagaaaacttccttctacaaacttgtttataaaTATCTTAGCTcccttaccttaaaatttgagcttcaaATTCCTCATATTCAGCCCAAAAACCCTCAATCTTCCCACCTTGCTCAAGATTACCCGAGAGCTAGAACCACTTACGAAAACTTCAGATTTCAGCTCGAAGTCGTGGGGGATTTCTTCTGACAGCCTTAAATCTTCATCAACACTCTTTAAGCTTCAGTTTAGCAGTGCTTTCTCTTTTCTTGCACAAATGAAATAGccaaatgaagaacttctttcaaCCCTTCTTTTATACTTAGAGGTGCATGGGTGCTAAGCATTCTTAAGGTAACATGTAGCTCACTAAGTGACATTAAACCTCCTAGTCACGACAGTTGTCCCACTAAGGTCGGTGTTTAAGTTGAAATACTTCATTTCTTCACCAACGCAAGGCCTTCCTTCCATCGCATGGCTCGTTAGCATGCACACCCTTGCTCGGCCAACGCGCTCTCATGTTCCCCCAGCCCTTATAACACCCTCACACATTACTGCGTGCGGCCACTTCCTCTTCTAACCTCATCACCTCACTTCAGCGCCTATTCAAGCCAATGCATAGGTCAATGCCGTCGCATGGGCCTCACTCTCGGCCATCGCTTGCCAGCCCTCGCCTAAGCCTTtcttttcatcaacgcatatcttgcACCTCTCTTAACTTCCTTAGATGTGCATGGCTGCCGTACCATCCATGCTCTGGCCTTCAACGCATCTTGGTTATCAACTTTTGGTTTCCCACACTTAGCTAAATTTCCTTCTTCCTCCAAGGCACACATACTAACTCTTACCTAAGAGCCCTATGATCcaaaacttagaaaattttccttttcctttaccATTTTCAAGCCTCTTCCCTACAATCATAGTATTATCACAAGTAACCATACTTAACATGGAAAAGGGTTTACCTACTTAAGTAAGGAAATCAAGGAAAAGGGTTTACAAACCGacaagtgttggggttgatgtcctaaagtctaatgtcttgtagtttgtaaacagattatacgaacacttgtgttgtataatatataatattttacttcacatcttgtattttgctcagtttcttgttttatttgttttaccacaaaccaataaacttaaaatccctggttatctgtatgtaactcaagcatgtatgtggtgacatacaagtggatgataaccaaaatggtctgtagtatatggatataggagggaaatcttatcctggtaacgctacggatgcgacctgctttgtggaatagtcacaagtgttgtgacttgtcacagatggtctgatcctgatcgttcgtgttggggacatacgagaggaggcatcctatacaaagaatttgtataagacctgaccatgaagtgttaacatctcgttatataacaccgttcatgatagagacttcacttcactaggataatcataagtaacatgacctcaatcctaagtgaattgggaactcctgccattgagggtggtcctttgatttgtatgggtgcaagtggccaggtcgccgattcaaacctaccattttggggattcgtctgatttgggagttgggaactcagctatacaagatgaaattcattccttccctgaggcaggggtaagtagatagatagttccTTTAAGGGTTTCCATGGCATAATGAATAGATACCAAATCTAATGAAAAGTAATAATTTGAAAGCAAATCAGTACCAATATCGATCAAATGTAGAAAAGTTCTTCTAAATCTGTCCAAGTTGGAGCCGCTCGACGGAGCCAATTACCGTTACTGGTCCTAGAAGCTGCTGATATTCTTTGAGTAGTTGGTGGTGGATTACTTCTCATCATGGACAGCCCTGACAAATC
The Benincasa hispida cultivar B227 unplaced genomic scaffold, ASM972705v1 Contig285, whole genome shotgun sequence genome window above contains:
- the LOC120069201 gene encoding 3-oxoacyl-[acyl-carrier-protein] reductase FabG-like gives rise to the protein MAAMATAVVRQPSPPLEAWNDLQGKVVMVTGASSGLGREFCLDLAAAGCRIVAAARRTDRLESLCEEINRLELGGSFSSSSSSSIERGIRRAVAVELDISGDGKSIEKSVKKAWDSFGFIDALVNNAGLRGTVKSSLDLGEEEWNKVLGTNLTGSWLVSKYVCRKMRDTKRGGSIINISSIDGVGRGNLPGGLAYAATKAGLNTLTKVMALELGAHNIRVNSISPGLFKSEITQGLMEKDWLNNVALKTIPLRTFGTSDPALTTVVRYLVHDSSKYLSGNIFIVDAGATLPGFPIFSSL